GTGAGAGTATCGGAgggtggattcttcctttaaaGAAAAGCAGCACTTGACCCCCACCTCCATCACCATCCTCCTGATTAATATGAGCAGATTGTCTGGGTTTCCCAAAGGCAACATAGTGCCAAAACCATCTGAAAAGCCATTGACAGAGAAGATCATAGTGCtaaatgcttttgggaaacgagGCGCTGGCGGTCCAAACGAGGACTGCAGTTTACTTACAGTGTTCTCAGTGATTTTATTGGTCATGTTTGCTTTTTGCTCTTGTTTTTGCACTTTTGGGGACATTTTGACAGCGCAACTTGTGCCAGGCAAGACCAATCAAACACAGAAGGTATTTGAAAGGATGTCAAATCAGACCGCGGTCTGAAGGTAACCCCGCTGTGAAGGGGTGAAGGGGTCAAACAGGCGGTCAGATGTTACAGTGGGCCTGCCTAacgatgaatgaatgaatgaatgttacaGAGGAAAAGTCGACTGCACCATTAAGGGAATTCATTCACACGTTCCAAAAGGTTGAGATGCTCATTGTGGatgatgtgtgcatgtttcGACTCAGTTGTACTGTCACACTGACATGGAGTACAATCAAACTCACCCAAAGAGACAGAGTCAActaatcaaccaatcaatcagtcaTAATCATGTACTGGACACTATCTTCACACCATGATgacaagacagacaaaacaaaatgccTTCCTCCGTCATATTAAGTTAACATCAGGCTCCAGAACTTTCTATGTGTAGCTCATCTATGTTAAACCACATCAGATATGTTAGTGGTCCAACAGTCAGAAACACttattttcaacaaaaaaaataaatctttattgcACAAATGTGTCACGCTCATTTGTTGTTGGATGGATATGAATAAAGTGCAATGATTTAGCATATATGTGAGTCAGTTTCCAAACTGCTGTGTATTCTTTTGGGAAATAAATGACCAAGGGTTCAGTGTTTCTAACTATAAAGGATCTAATATGTATAAGTGTTACCATTTTATCAACCACAGACTTAAAAGTGGCCagaatttgttttgattttgtactattaatcattttgtaagaataggTATAACTTATTGAATGTTGGATATCTCATGGGAATGAAACTTTTCATATGAtcctttgatttgattgattttgcaCAAATGAACAGTAGATTAGAATATAAGATCTATCTACTAGTTCTAGACCATACATGTTACGAACAAGTCTTCAATTGTGTCATTTACTACTCTGAACGTTTTCCTTCCTATCTTGCTTCTCTCTAGCCAGTGGCCATCttgaaaacaaatccaaaatGAAGTCAAGTGGTACTCAGTATTTGTTTGAGCATTTTCCATCTGACTGGATGAGAAGAACCTGAAAACTGCAAAGCAATTATACTGGAACAGAATAAGATGGTGTCACCTAAAATAATTCATACTACAGAGCAGATCTGTGCCACATaacatttgcaaatactattcattattgttattagaaAGTATTTGTAAGTCGGTTTAGTTTACTTTTCTGTAATTGGGAAACACACCAGACACTTTCTAAACTGTCCTGATGAGGCAAATCTGCTACTCCAAGCAGGTTGAAACAAATATTAAGAATAATGTGAATATGTTGTGTAAGGCAGGTTTGCTACAGAGTTAATTGGAGTGTGATGCACAGTATGGGAGGCAGGACAGGACATCAGTTGATACCAATAATCAACTGATGATCAATAATGGTGACTTTTTGATTTTAGTTGAAAACCACcaatgttaaaatgaaaaaaacagagaaatgtcaTCTCTTCCTTATCACTGCAGTGAAACACGCACAGTAAGCGAGCCGACATCACCCCATCGTgacaataacattttattttgcccTGCAGACAGACTTCATAAGATCTGCTCTTGTTGTGGAAATAGCTTGTGAGCTCTGTTAGTTAGCAGTAATCTGGCTCCATCGTGGCCCACGTCTAGATGATTTATGATGTTTTGGTCCTGCTGCTGTGTTCCCTGGCCCAGCAGTCTGCTGCCGCCATTAGTGCCAACACTTACTGCTGATTCTGGTCCTGAAAATCAAACGAGCATTTGTCACATTGGGAGTGCCATTAGAGTCCATTAGGGGATGATATTGGGAACATGTAAGACTTTCAAGCCAAGATCATAACTTTGGATTCGATCCAATCAGTGTAAGGAACAATCATCTTTCATCCCTTATGAAGAAGAACTATACTAATTGTATAataaattttagaaggatactatacaagcTCACACTATAACTgcaagtccctgtaggaattTTAAAGCAGTATTATACTGATACCATAGGATGTACCATAAAGTATggtaaggtcactataaactcactatggaCATACActctaagtccctataggaatattataggaatattatagtgatttttgtttgtgtgggaTTCAAAAGGGGAATAGCCTAATTGCACTTGATTGACATGATTTAGTCTGAAACACGGTGAACTCATTCAGGGAAGGTCATGTTTTTTGTTGGCTCTATATAAATCAATATTTCTTGTAGGGTTTTCTTCCACAGGCCTCACTGGAATGAATTACAACAGCGACACCTGCTGTCATGTATCGGAACAGCAGTTCAGCCTCTTGTGTCTCACACGGAACTCTTCAGCCTCCTACTTCAGTTCCTCTCCGGACCAAAATCCGAGTTGTACACGAAACAGGCATGGCGTCCTTCAGCTGGAATCTGTAACAGACGTGTATCCCTGTATTATTCTGTGTCcaatttctgttatttttgaatgtagttttgtaaatattttttcataatGGCGTGCAGGACCGTGTGTCAAGTTATCCAGCGCCGTAAGTAACGTCAGCCTTACCTGCTTAGCATTAGCATGTGAGCTAGCTAAGTTATAATGACAGGTTGTAGCTTTAATACTAGTCTGGAGAAATGATCCTGCCATGAGATGAACACAGGTccttaaaatgtcttgaattgTATTAGTGAAACCCAAGGCCTTAAAATGTTATACATACACGAATACAACTAAATAAAGCATTTGAAGTTTCAAATTCACCAGTAGAGTGTTGGTAATACTGCGGTACTCCGGTGAGAAAGCAGCCCAGTCACCCAGACTTATATTCTGatagtcattcattttcacatttagtCCAATTTGTGTTATGTTCCATTCTAATTGGCAATGAAAAAGCCTTACAAAGCCTTAACTGTAACCTGATGACACTTGCAGACAGCCTGTACACACATGAACATGACCTTGGAGGATGAAGCTGAATGTATCATAATAAGTTGTTGTAACCGTCACACTGGTGCCGCCAAATCGTTTTTGTCGTGTATCATGTCCTTAGACCCAGCTAAACCAGGCTCTTACCTAAGGACTCCATGACTAGCAAACCTTTGTAGTTACTATTGGCAGTATGTTTCAAATGTGCAGAGCACATACACTGATATGAATGAGAAACCCTAGATGGATCAATGTCATTTATCTACAATATTGGACCAAGAAGAGGGCTGTTGTGCAGATAAATTGCTGTAATCCAGAACATTTTACTAGGATTTAGGATTTAGTTGTTTCTTATATATACgatataacatactgtatatgaataaattctttatttttgtgtcaTGCCACACTGGTGGCTCATCCGACATGACGTGCACCTTTATAGATTAGCGCAAAACTCCCAGTTACATTGCACAAAAATGCTTTGTCCGCAAAATACAATCCATATAAGAgacaaagaaggaaagaaagacagagtgtgtACAAACATGACCATTACATTTATACCCACACATACATAGTGTATGCATACATAAACAGTCACATATCTACATGTagtcatgcatgcatacacatatgcataaaattatatatgtatattaataCGAAAGAGAACAGCAAACATTTATCGTTTTGTTCATACAATACTGGACTCCTCATTTCCCGAGCTTTCTCCAAATAGTCTGCTAAACCAAATATCTCATGTTCAAACAATATATGTTTAGACTGATGTAAATCTTAATGGCATTAAATTATAGTACATGGTAGTAAGTAATAGTAACCTGAtataagttatatgaggataggctCTTTTATGGAAAAAAGTATACATCTAACATTTGTTGCCTTGATGGGAATCATCAGTGTATCTGCTATCGTGTTTGCTCCTGTTTTTTCCCACCTatcctgcctctctgtgtggatccatccatccatccatccatcctctctcctctccaggcttGGCATCTACCGCAGCAGCCGTGCGTCCACCGGCCGCCGAGGTCCACAGCCAGCGCAACGCAGTCTTCTCCAGAGAGCAGGCCAGGCAGCGCGCTCTGTACCCCCGCGTCGAGAAGATCGAGGTGGCCATGCAAGGCCCGGGGCTGGACGGCACGCTGCTGGTCATGAACAGAGGAATGTCCACCCCGCTCAGCTGTGCCAGACgtgagtgaaggagggagggaggtgatgAGAATGGGGTTGAGCCTGTACGCTTTTCTGCCTTGAATCTGCgtagaaacgcacacacacacgagaggGGAATCTGTGTGGGGGAGCAGGGAACATGTTTCACCCCACATTGTATAAGGAAAACAAGGGCTATTACAATGAATGTTGCATTTGCTCTTcattgtgtttatgtatgtttttgctCATTGAATTAACAAATTGCTTAGCTTCCTCTGTTCTctagcctctccctctctgaagtGTACAGACTATAGAGCATTCATTTTTCAAGATAGCTATCTATaatatttttaaacatcagtatgtCAAtgccaaattaattgtgatactttGGTATTAACAACGAAATGAAACCATGgcggagacgattggtagcctccgTCTCACACCAGtgctgttgttagtgttagtgtttctcaaaattaagaccacatttcccataaaccctgccgcaaagaggatgttgctacttgtcccaCTTCCCCTCCCTGGTGTCACTCCAAATGCATTTGTTTATTCTTTCGATTTACTGAAGAGgacaaacatgttggaagtgattatTCCTTCAGCCTGTCACTCCTTCCATCATCTGCCATTGGAAGAAACTCTGAAACCTTTAGCTCCGTTTgtgtttattgatgttaaaaagcTACATGTTGCACTTTGAAATAAAGAGTTGTTTTGTACTCAGAAGATTCctgtgtgtttccctcagacCTGACAGAGTACCATGTGAGCACCTCGGCCCTGGCCCTGGTGGACGGGGAGCTGTGGCCCCTCCACCAGCCCCTCACCCactcctgctccctctccctgctcacCTTCAAAGACGCTGACCCATCGCTGGTCAACCAGGTACTGATGACCGCACAGAACCATTCATATTTTATACATCAACAAACCAGGTAGGAATACAGCTTTTAGGTCATGAAGTGCTTTGACTTAGTTATGGAAGTGTACTTTAACCGAGACACTGAACCGCTAACTTCATTGTGAGTCAGTCTGGAGTCTGGTGTCAGTGCTAAATGGTAAATATCCAGATGGATGTAAAGGCGTTAAAGCCACCATCTACACCATAAATCACATTTGCATACAATGAATTCACATACAGCAGAAACTGGGTCAAGTCAGGCATCTGCTGCCTGTCTTTGCATTGTGTTTTCCTCCATCAGTCTCAGCTGTTAACTTTATTCCAACAAGTTTACTCATATACACTCTTGTCTTTCCCTCAGGCCTACTGGCGCTCCTGTGCCGCCCTGCTAGGCCAGGTGCTCGAGACCGCCTTCAAGGATGACTTTGTTGTGGAGCTGCTCTCCACGCCGGAGGTGCCAGGTACAGGAGTTTCTCTTCATGATCGGGTCACATGATCAACGTGATCACCAACCACTGCCTTAGCTGTGCGCTGCTCATTTGATTCCACCTTTATTTCCGGTGAaccttccctgtctctccctgcagtCACTTCAGGAGCCTTCTGCTGTGATGTGGTGCTCGACGCTCAGCTAGACTCATGGACTCCCTCCgaggcgagtgtgtgtgtgtgtgtgtgtgtgtgcacaaaacTCTATTCAGCCTCTGCACTCATTAGTTTGTTTCCATTCCTAAGCAAACTCCTGAGATGTCCTTTCCATTCAGCCTTTCTAATTCAATACAACATAATTCACTTAAAAATACTTGTAAAGAAAGTTGGAAAGCCAGCTATAGATAGCCAGGCTGTTTGGCAGAGACGATGCTTTTTGTATCTTCAAATGTCCTTAAGTCATAGTGAACCTCTATAATATCTCTTATGTAaattctagtttagtttaggaaattcaaataaagcattttaatgtgtgtctgtgtgtgggagtgtgaggaagagaggcaACAGGTACGTCCATAAAATAGTGCATGTGTATTACAGTGTGAATTTTCATTATCACCTATATTTCATAGGTGATAATGAAAATTCacactgtaatactgtaatactgttgAGAACTGTTTGTCCTTAGAGGTTTCTAGGGAGGAATAAATCAGTCACGCTACTTAAATCTGTGAATGTGTTGATGATAATTATCGGTTTAATAGTCCCTCGGATCGCAGAAGCCTGAGGATGCAGGACTAATGTGTTTGGGAGTGTAAAGCGGtgtttccatttctctccccaGGAGTCGTTGCGCTCTCTGACCCGACGTGCCCAGCAGCTGATCCACCAGGACCTGGCCTGGGAGCCTCTGGAGGTGGCGCCCCCTGTGGCCCTGGAGGTCTTCTCACACAGCAGGTaggctgtctggctgtctggcaGGTTAATAAACACCTGCAGCTCTGTCTACTGCTGGGTTTCCTTCATACCtctttttccactgctttgtctttctctctttgtacctttctttttctgtctttattcctctgtctttcttcttctgtctccgTCTTTCTGTGCATCTctatctttcattttctctctgtatcctCCCTTCTTAGCATGGCCATGCTCAGAAATACAAGATATCTCTAATAGTTTGTCTGCAGCATCTACTCTGACTTACTTTTTCAAATACAACAATTAAtgatgtcctctctctctctctctctctctctctctctctctctctctctctctctctctctctctctgtctctcgctctctctctctctgtctctcgccccaggtgtaaacaggaagaGGTGGAACAGAAGGCAGCACAGAGCCCCAAAGGCACAGTGATGCTCCACAGGTGACACACTTTTTAAGAAATCCTCACGTTTCCTATTACCAATTTCCAATGTGCTCTCATTCACAAATGTATCTACACGTACCCTTTGTTTACTACTGTTTATCACAAACACCCACAATTCACTGCAAAAAGTTACATTGGTACCTCACCTATACACTCCCAAACTAAGCATACAAACATAGGAATTCCTCTccaccttcctcttcttcttgctctAACACTGTCATTGCTTCCCTAGATGCGGTGACCATGTGTTGTTGAGCGGGGGCCCCCTGGTGGCCAGGACGGGCCTGTGCTCCCAGTACGAGGTGACGGCCCTCCACAGCCTGGGACAGGGGCCCTGGGGCCTGCACCGCCGCGCTCAGggcctctccctgcctctgcagctacaggtagggacaTGTGTGTGgattggtatgtgtgtgttttagtatATTTCAGGGTCCAAATGTCCCCACAAGAATAGAACAACTGAAAAAGCGGTCACTTGCAAGGACTGTTTGTATGACTTCATTAGGAAAAGGCTCATATTTTAGAGCGCTAACCCCCAAAAagtcattagtctgggtttcagtgcaGTTTTAATGTCACTtgatctaaatgctgcttcagaggttTTCCCCTCTGCCAAGAATAGAATTGCGGAAGAAATGCTGactgcttgtaattttttggcatgaaaagtgTCAAAtacaaagatattgaatatcagcacagaatatcagatatcggcgaCTTCAGTGTAAAAATATTGCCTGCAAAACCCTTGTCAGTCGGGTCCCTGCTGTATATACAATTACAGTTGTGTTACACAATTTCCATCGGATCCTTCtgatgcatttgtgtgtgttgcactttTCCCTTGTGCTGAATGTGGGGTCCTGCGGGTGCTGCGCTGTGGGTGCCTGTGTGTTAGCCGTCAAAATGTCCTTGCAGCTTATTTTGCTTGCCGAATAAAGTGATTCTCTTTCTGATGCTAGAAGTGTTGTCacggagcaaaaaaaaagggaaattgaATGACATTATGTTCTCCTTCCGCTATCAAAGCTTGTCGTGTAATTGCACAATATCTGTAATTCGTTGGAGGCTGCATGTGCCTCCTAGtcacgttctctctctctctctctctctctctctctctctctctccgcaggcTCATCACACAGTGTGGAGGAAACTGaggcagagggcagagaaaccGGTAAGAACCTACATCTCAGTTTTTCGACTTCAGACTCCCGTCCAAGATCGCGAGCATCAAAGCTGAAGCGGTGCGGCCGGCCCGGGAGGGGCGTCGGCGTCAGGGGGCATCGGCCCGGACGCCGGATACTAGTCCAAACGCTGTCTGCTCCACATTCGGCCTTGCCCAGTCCCAGGCTGCAGTCTGCACTTGAAATCTCACAAGACAGTCAGAGGTTATAATTGAACATTTAGGCTATTTTTAAATTCTTCTTATGTATATTTTGGCGAACACAAAGAGAGGAGACGGTGATGTAGTCTCCAGGAAAATCAGGTCTCATCCTCCTCGAAGGACGCTGTTTCTGAACTCCACATCAAAGCAGCAGACATTAACTCAAGATCCAAGGAAGAAAGTATTTTTAAACCTCTTCAGGTCCGAGACTCttatatttttactttgtaCGTCAGCACACTTAGATTGATGCAAAACTGATTCCGCTCTGAGCATAACCGGGCTTGACTTCGGCACTGGAGGAGAAGCATAAATTCTTCAAATTTAAACTAGGCTGCGAGTTAATTTTGGATGGAGTCATCTAGGCGAAATATATTTTGCTGCAGCCTTTTCTGGCATTCTCAGTGCATCACTGACTgcgtaatgaaaaaaaaaaaaaatgaaaaagtactCATTAATAGACACACTTGATTTGGCAACTGATGACATAGTGTGCTGTGTGGCCTACATTTCATTTTCGTATTCAAATGCAGTTATTGAAGGAATTGAAACGGCACAAAAGTAAGCAGGGGAAAAGAGACGTAGATTAAGAGTGGAGAATAGTTGAATCGCCCCTTTCCGGcactcatcctcttctctctgtgggTTTTTACAAGCATAGGGTTAGTATAGACATGGCAGACTGCTGCAGGAGTGGGTTGACATCAGTTTTATGGTTTTAGAGGAAATGGCACCATGTTATTAGCTGACATTCattctacatttacattaatgtcAATGCTGCTCCTCTGAACTCCAACTTGTGTCCTCTGCCCTTTTCTtgggactgcagatgaaaagtACCAGTTTGAATTGTAGTTTGCAAACCTTGGGGAACATAATTGCTTCCTGCCCATGTTAAGTAGAATATATTTGACTTAATtgcttaaagggaaaatccaccctaaaactgcTGTTGCCGATGTACCTTGCACTTCTGGGCCTATATCGttatttggtggtgtatttttgggATTCCTGTGGATAAATGGGCAAACTTAAACAacgtgatgtgatgtgatgctgaTATTTCCAGCActgctacaatggagtttgataggagaacatttttcaaagatcgaaaacatcaacagtaaacgtcaggatttggtgtcagtccctcagaatcaaagagcgagggcttctttctagagccgtcattttgcaccaagagacgttcaacaatcacacagggagaaatccatcgtagaagaggcagagagaccaatttctccactgacagcagcctcaatagaccagaatgcactgcagccacaagacacCACACTCaatttttctcgactggaaaaccttgctctctcactctctcgctttTAATATGCTAACGCTGCTGCTCATCCACCTAACATGTTAAACCAACAGCTGGATGAAGCAAGCACAGGCATGTTCTCtgagggttgtcaaaaggcattctgggaaatgtaggaaatcactaactgaagtagaagtggacgaggcaggttgagggaaagtgggtacaacaaaaaaataaatgacatttcatctcaaaataactcctggaatgcactgaacatcacagattgcttaaacataacagtgtaagaatatctgagggtggatttatCTTCTTCCATCTGTCTACAatcagtctgtttctgttttttccgCAGGTTGAGGTGCCGAGAGCCGATGAAGCGACTCCACCCTCTCCCGCTGACTCAGCTCCTCCCCCAGCCGCCCAGTAATGACCCCTgcttcacctcacacacactcatacacactttATCATGTATCCGCTTGTAATATTTGTtcaataaatgtgaaaaaatatgtgACAAATCATTTCCCCTCATCTCTTTCTTATGTAAATTGTTAATTGAAGGGACATATTTTCTTTTACTCTTGTCAAGTTGTGATCGCGTCTCTTGCGTTGTGTGTGTAGAAAGATGTTAACACTCCCAAGGGGGCGATCGCTTTGGTTTGTAACTGTTCAgctgattgagtgtgtgtgtgtacatagggagtgagagagaacgaaaatggaaatgcatgcatgtgtgtgtgtgtgtgtatagagtgCAGTCAGCAGTTTGCTTAAAGACAAaagcggagtgtgtgtgtgtgtgctggctgaCGGTCAGGCAGCGGTGCAGCTGTTGTGTCTATCACTCTCAGACAGGTGGCTCTAAATCCTCAGAGTGTGTTTGGAGGCGTGTGGGAGAAAGTGCGAGAAAGTGTGAGCAAGCCTGAGGATTGAGAAACAGTCCTCAGGTAATTTTCcactgttccccccccccccccaggattCCAGGCATTTTTGATTCATTAGACACAACACTCCTACGTTCTGATTACGTTTCCTGTGTTCTCATCAAACCACACCCCCATTACATCCTAAGGAAATCCAAGAAATCACTATCAAAACAATAGGAGAACTATGTCATATAGTTATAATAGTATTTTAAAGCTTCATTTCATTACTGAaggaagagacaaaaaaaaggcaaaaatgtagggctgtttttcttaatttattTGCATACTGCTGGTGTTTTTTGCTGCAGTTGTCTTTAACCCCATGACATACTATGATGTTCCATTAGCCAACCTTGTCTCACACAAGTGTGGTAACAGAGCAGGCAAGTACAACTAACTCATGGCAGGAGGGACATGAATAATTTGTCTTACCGTGTCCTATTAGGCTACGGTACAGGGTTACAGAAATGTTTCAGACAACTGTTAATCTTTAATGATAATACCAATGGCACAGCAAAGAAAACTGAGCAGTTCTATATCAAATCCACTGTAGTTCTTAGACtttccacccccaccccatatTAGTGCTACAGATGCCCCCTTTTGTCATTTGAGCCCCTGGCCCCCCGAAGGAGGCTCTGCACGTCCCTGGGCCGAAATACAAGTGGGAGACAGACAACATAAGACAGAGCAAAGTAAAGGTTTTCTCTATAAGTGACCCAATGTTCCTCTAGAAGCGCTCTAATGTTCTGGTTCACACTGACAAGGAACTTTTCTGATGCGTTTAATCCTAAACTATGATTAAGTTCAACTGAATCAATCACAACTAAGAGAAGGCTAAAGAGTGTGTGATGCCTCGGGGCGGAAAAGTTAGCCGCTGTGCAGCTGTTGCCCCCATTCAGCCATCCCACCACCCCCtctacccccaccccaccccaccgcaccgcacccccacacacaaacactgacaatgTGTGAGACACACCCAAGGACATATGCCTCAGACTTCGAGCCAGTCGCACCATCGCACGCCAATTGAGATGTTTGAATCGCTGCCCTGAATTCCACACTGCCGTAGCACTTGAGCTTGAGAGATGTTTAGGGATGAATAGTGCCTCTGCACAGATGGTTTCAAACTTTATTAAATTTGAATGGCTACTAAAACACCCTGGAATAACCTATTCCAAGAAATGAATTTATAATGTCTTATGCTGAAGAGCTTTTGGGATGCGAGGTCGGCGGCGCCCTCACCCCTGCTGCTTCCCTCGCATTTTAGTTCACAGTGGAAGTTTTTGATTGGTGTTCAGTCTGATAAGCTCTTGCCATATCACTCTACAGATGAAGGTTTATTCTCCATAGCAACAAATATGATGGGGGTCTAAAAACCACAAaatgtatctgtatgtatgtatattggGAGAGTACAATattttttcagacttttcaagacctggaaactACCAAATTCTCACATCCCACCTATGCAATAGTAGGTCAAACACTTCTTCAGCCAGTGGCCATTCAGTGCAGAGTCATTGATTTGCTGGACTTGGGTTAATTAAATGGTTGTGGTccgtttcctctctttcctcttatCTCTGCATTAAAGAACCGCAACCGTTGCTCACACCGACCCCTCCCTGACCCGTGTTGCTCAAAAAAACCGATTCTAATACTTATTACTCCCTTGGATCATTAATTTTTCATTACTACCCCAAATTTTTCATTGGCAGTTGCATCCTCTCTtaccgtaaaaaaaaaaaaacagtttaaccCAGTTACCTCCTGTGAATAACCAGGGAAGCTAAATAAtgttgatgtccaatgttcttgtctTCCTTTTACTGTAGTGGAGAAACTCGGCTTTACTGCCATTTAAACCAACTCAGTGAAttatatggaaaatgaatggggcAATGGGGGTGGGATgtagtttttggataattcaacttcagtGTGATATTTATAGGCAGTGATAGTTAGTACATCTTATGTCACGTGCCACCAAATCTTTAAAACCCTTTTATACacatgaatgtacaaaatattaggtacatcttcctgatattgagttgcagccccttttgcataatccacatctcaattgtctcaaagcttaaaaatccttctgcttctctttatctatcctttgtgattggtttagATTTAACAAGGGAAATCAACAAGGGATAAActaatattttgttcataaaGTATATAAATAGACTACATTTTGGGGGGCAAACTGGAGCAATGACTTATCACTAACCAgatatttatcattattattattattattattattttttttttttttttagatttccAAATAAATCTCTGGTAATGTTCAggctttgctctccattataatgattaAAGGCTGCAGGATCCGGTCTGGACTCACTCGGGCTAAGGTATGGTcagtgccacaccttgccatgCCCAATTTATCGACCCCGGTGTTATGTGGCCATTTGGCAGTGCAGTGCGCGTCTTGGACACGGCGCTGCgctctcggcgctccgccactCGGCTCGTCTGAAAGCACcccgccctcccctcccctccatctcca
The window above is part of the Centroberyx gerrardi isolate f3 chromosome 21, fCenGer3.hap1.cur.20231027, whole genome shotgun sequence genome. Proteins encoded here:
- the mrpl39 gene encoding large ribosomal subunit protein mL39; this translates as MACRTVCQVIQRRLASTAAAVRPPAAEVHSQRNAVFSREQARQRALYPRVEKIEVAMQGPGLDGTLLVMNRGMSTPLSCARHLTEYHVSTSALALVDGELWPLHQPLTHSCSLSLLTFKDADPSLVNQAYWRSCAALLGQVLETAFKDDFVVELLSTPEVPVTSGAFCCDVVLDAQLDSWTPSEESLRSLTRRAQQLIHQDLAWEPLEVAPPVALEVFSHSRCKQEEVEQKAAQSPKGTVMLHRCGDHVLLSGGPLVARTGLCSQYEVTALHSLGQGPWGLHRRAQGLSLPLQLQAHHTVWRKLRQRAEKPVEVPRADEATPPSPADSAPPPAAQ